From the Rhodoferax sp. WC2427 genome, one window contains:
- the iscR gene encoding Fe-S cluster assembly transcriptional regulator IscR, which produces MRLTTKGRFAVTAMIDLALRQNNGPVTLAAISQRQQISLSYLEQLFGKLRRHELVESTRGPGGGYTLGRKAADITVADIIVSVDEPMDATQCGGKENCLGEAGRCMTHDLWASLNTRMVEFLDSVSLQKLVDEQLAKGVQIESKPMVKRAISSMPVVKPMRITGPNSVFALGNVFAKS; this is translated from the coding sequence ATGCGACTCACCACTAAAGGCCGTTTTGCGGTCACCGCCATGATTGATCTGGCCCTGCGCCAGAACAATGGCCCCGTCACGCTCGCGGCCATCAGCCAACGGCAACAAATCTCTCTCTCGTACCTGGAGCAACTGTTCGGCAAACTGCGCCGCCACGAGCTGGTCGAGTCCACCCGCGGCCCTGGCGGCGGCTACACCCTGGGCCGCAAAGCCGCCGACATCACCGTGGCCGACATCATTGTGTCGGTCGATGAGCCGATGGACGCGACCCAGTGCGGCGGCAAGGAAAACTGTTTGGGCGAAGCTGGCCGCTGCATGACGCACGACCTGTGGGCCTCGCTGAACACCCGCATGGTGGAGTTTCTGGACTCGGTGAGCCTGCAAAAACTGGTGGACGAGCAACTCGCCAAGGGCGTGCAGATCGAAAGCAAGCCCATGGTCAAGCGCGCCATCTCCAGCATGCCGGTCGTCAAGCCCATGCGCATCACCGGACCGAATTCGGTGTTTGCCCTTGGCAACGTGTTTGCCAAGTCGTAA